In Myripristis murdjan chromosome 9, fMyrMur1.1, whole genome shotgun sequence, the following proteins share a genomic window:
- the hs3st1l2 gene encoding heparan sulfate (glucosamine) 3-O-sulfotransferase 1-like 2 — protein sequence MLWTVLLALLVLLVLQTQLCVCLRELRSGGSGSPSYLSSSSSSSSSSSSSNATQQRLPGAIIIGVRKGGTRALLEMLNLHPDVEVAKAEVHFFNVEEHYRRGLAWYRAQMPFTLPGQVTVEKTPGYFAAPQVPARVWDMNPAVRLLLIVRDPAERLVSDYTQVLHNRLTRHKPYQPLEELLLHKGHIDPGYKALQRSLYHQHLARWLEVFPREQIHVVDGDALIRDPFPELRKAERFLDLPPRISPNNFYYNTTKGFYCLMSAGHDKCLDESKGRPHAPLSAEAFRELCRYFREPNKLFFEMVGRSFSWC from the exons ATGCTGTGGACAGTGCTACTAGCGCTGCTGGTGCTCCTCGTGCTGCAgactcagctgtgtgtgtgcttaagaGAATTACGCAGCGGGGGCTCCGGCTCCCCTTCCTActtgtcttcatcatcatcatcatcatcctcttcctcctcctccaatgCCACCCAGCAGCGGCTTCCTGGTGCGATTATTATTGGTGTGCGAAAAGGTGGCACCAGAGCCCTGCTGGAGATGCTCAACCTGCACCCGGATGTGGAAGTGGCCAAGGCCGAG GTGCACTTCTTCAACGTGGAGGAGCACTACCGACGGGGCCTGGCCTGGTACCGAGCCCAGATGCCCTTCACGCTGCCCGGTCAGGTGACGGTGGAGAAGACTCCCGGCTACTTCGCGGCGCCCCAGGTTCCTGCACGGGTCTGGGACATGAACCCCGCCGTGCGCTTGTTGCTCATCGTCCGGGACCCGGCTGAAAGGCTGGTATCCGACTACACCCAGGTCCTGCACAACCGCCTGACGCGCCACAAGCCCTACCAGCCGCTGGAGGAGCTCCTGCTCCACAAAGGCCACATTGACCCGGGGTACAAGGCGCTGCAAAGGAGCCTGTACCACCAGCACCTGGCCCGCTGGTTGGAGGTCTTCCCCAGGGAGCAGATCCACGTGGTGGACGGGGACGCGCTCATCCGGGATCCCTTCCCCGAGCTGCGAAAGGCCGAGAGGTTTCTGGACCTCCCGCCCAGGATCAGCCCCAACAACTTCTACTACAACACCACCAAGGGCTTCTACTGCCTCATGTCTGCCGGCCATGACAAGTGCCTGGATGAGTCCAAAGGGAGGCCGCACGCCCCGCTGAGCGCCGAGGCCTTCAGGGAGCTCTGTCGCTACTTCAGGGAGCCCAACAAGCTGTTCTTTGAAATGGTGGGCAGGTCGTTCTCCTGGTGCTGA